The proteins below are encoded in one region of Myxococcales bacterium:
- a CDS encoding phosphoribosylformylglycinamidine cyclo-ligase, which produces MSGLDYSKAGVSIDAGNAFIDRIKKHVHSTRTPHVLSSVGGFAGLMSLPKGLNDPVLVSGTDGVGTKLKLAFELNNNSSIGIDLVAMCVNDVLTVGASPLFFLDYFATGKLQIDQAEAVVSGIAQGCREADCALIGGETAELPGFYQGGEYDLAGFCVGIVERARILNSESINENHVIIALPSTGLHSNGYALARAALFETKAFKLEDKPSELDEPLASALLRPTKIYVKALKPLLAEQLIDGLCHVTGGGIVENLPRILPEGYAAEIDTEAWSRPAIFELIARSGQISEDEMRRVFNLGVGMILLVESKKLSRVKTLLDTQDETYFELGKVIKSEHGARVVFR; this is translated from the coding sequence GTGAGCGGCCTAGACTATTCAAAAGCAGGCGTCAGCATCGACGCTGGTAACGCATTTATCGATCGCATCAAAAAGCACGTGCATTCGACCCGTACACCCCATGTGCTTTCAAGCGTGGGCGGCTTTGCGGGACTTATGTCGCTGCCCAAAGGACTCAACGATCCTGTGCTCGTTTCCGGCACCGACGGCGTCGGCACAAAACTCAAACTCGCCTTTGAGCTCAACAATAACTCGAGCATCGGAATCGATCTCGTTGCAATGTGTGTCAATGATGTGCTCACCGTGGGAGCCTCTCCGTTATTTTTTCTTGATTACTTTGCCACCGGCAAGCTGCAAATCGATCAGGCTGAGGCCGTCGTCTCTGGTATTGCTCAAGGATGCCGCGAGGCCGACTGTGCCTTGATCGGCGGGGAAACCGCCGAACTCCCTGGCTTCTACCAGGGAGGAGAATACGATTTGGCTGGCTTTTGTGTAGGCATTGTTGAGCGCGCTCGCATATTGAATTCTGAAAGCATTAACGAAAACCATGTCATCATTGCTTTGCCTTCAACGGGACTCCACTCCAACGGCTATGCACTGGCAAGAGCAGCCCTTTTTGAAACCAAAGCTTTCAAGCTAGAAGATAAACCATCGGAACTCGATGAACCCTTGGCAAGCGCACTACTTCGACCCACGAAAATCTATGTCAAAGCTCTCAAACCTCTGCTAGCAGAGCAGCTTATCGATGGTCTATGTCACGTTACTGGCGGCGGGATTGTTGAGAACCTGCCACGTATCTTACCAGAAGGTTATGCAGCCGAGATTGACACCGAGGCTTGGAGCAGACCTGCGATTTTTGAGCTTATCGCACGTAGCGGACAAATATCAGAAGACGAAATGCGACGTGTCTTCAATTTAGGCGTTGGAATGATACTCCTCGTTGAAAGCAAAAAGCTATCACGAGTAAAAACGCTTCTTGATACTCAAGATGAAACTTATTTTGAATTGGGCAAGGTCATCAAAAGCGAGCACGGCGCTCGAGTGGTTTTCAGATGA
- a CDS encoding N-acetylmuramoyl-L-alanine amidase — MRLEEVVLPQKGSSSTISHTLSSSTVSFRFDGPVVFKSLDPIVEHDGLRRWGIAMTDVIIPSGLQLPRRWTPFGPDNAAFRFKHDKTVVVEFLLPNRWQVRVGFLPAPFQIVVDFDTEQVGIALPTKPFVVVLDPGHGGQDTGAKAADGNKEADYALDIARRVQLVIKRLVPGAKVFLTRKTDRFITLEERATMANRLEADLLFPYT; from the coding sequence GTGCGGCTTGAAGAGGTGGTGCTGCCGCAAAAGGGCTCTAGTTCGACAATTAGTCACACCCTAAGCAGTTCGACGGTTAGTTTTCGTTTTGATGGTCCAGTGGTTTTTAAATCACTCGATCCGATTGTTGAACACGACGGTTTGCGAAGGTGGGGCATCGCGATGACGGATGTCATCATTCCTTCCGGACTACAGTTGCCTAGACGCTGGACGCCCTTTGGTCCAGATAACGCAGCGTTCAGGTTCAAACATGACAAGACGGTGGTAGTCGAATTCTTGCTTCCGAATCGCTGGCAAGTTCGGGTTGGCTTTCTGCCCGCTCCTTTTCAAATTGTCGTTGATTTTGATACGGAACAAGTAGGCATCGCTCTGCCCACTAAACCCTTTGTCGTTGTTCTTGATCCAGGCCATGGGGGGCAAGACACTGGAGCAAAAGCAGCTGACGGAAATAAGGAAGCGGACTATGCGCTCGATATAGCTCGTCGTGTGCAACTCGTTATCAAGAGATTGGTTCCAGGAGCCAAGGTTTTTCTAACACGTAAGACGGATCGCTTTATCACTTTGGAAGAGCGCGCAACCATGGCAAATCGCTTGGAAGCTGATCTTTTGTTTCCATACACCTAA
- a CDS encoding N-acetylmuramoyl-L-alanine amidase, whose amino-acid sequence MHLNALPNPEEGGIATFVLDTSDDKHALRLAARENGVDESKVSGLQTVLASLQRQGQMPKSERLAALIHRGLLASARQHYPTVEDRGIRRALFFVLAGVHVPSVLVEASFMTNPTEAQLLKTRRYRQLLAEGVAEGMLSYLSENE is encoded by the coding sequence ATACACCTAAACGCACTTCCCAATCCAGAAGAGGGCGGTATTGCAACTTTTGTTCTTGACACAAGCGATGACAAACATGCTTTGAGATTAGCTGCGCGAGAAAATGGCGTTGACGAGTCAAAGGTAAGTGGGTTGCAGACCGTCCTTGCATCTTTACAGCGTCAAGGCCAAATGCCGAAATCTGAGCGCCTGGCAGCTTTGATTCATCGTGGTCTTTTGGCTTCTGCCAGACAACATTATCCGACAGTAGAGGACCGAGGTATAAGACGCGCTTTGTTTTTCGTGCTTGCCGGGGTTCACGTACCATCGGTGCTTGTCGAAGCGTCGTTTATGACTAATCCTACCGAGGCACAGCTTCTCAAGACACGACGTTACCGGCAGTTGCTAGCTGAGGGTGTTGCCGAAGGCATGCTGAGCTATTTGAGTGAAAATGAGTAA
- the glnD gene encoding [protein-PII] uridylyltransferase: MLTKIKKRAALAAVGSFARGTLAPFADVDVVLLCDDPEDKHVQLWAEALLYPLWDAKLSVGHAVRGVEETLALATNDLTTATTLLDLQPIVGDSSLVNELKKQGLEKLQSKHSRHFLKMLRDDTAARHERFGGSLFLLEPEVKLGRGGLRDSDVIGWVARTSWNAVELADLVAQDRLHSRELLELEQSCEFLWRVRNALHVRAQRKQDRLTFEDQEEIALLFAYVDAEDLAVEQFMRHYYQHAQTIASVTDRLLARATSSTLPRSKPTELGSGVAQSEEEIIFSDFSSLENEPISALHFYRQVVRQDKRPSVLGRDAVARKAGDENWCKALRAHPEAASLFLELLSFEGVAKVRRGSILGELLEVGLILAMIPEFEHVRGRVQHDIYHVYTVDVHSVAAVDRLAAIARGDFAEEWPLATHLATDSSRRRPLQLALLLHDIGKGRKGHHADIGADIAKKVCERLGIQEVDAQHIEWLVRAHLRLYHWAMRRDISDPIIIEEVIKEVRSVDRLRDLYLLTIADLSTTSPHALNAWKDRMLDSLFRTAVDAMDGSASLSRQERAADIREQLLANTKDQAEQLRLTRFWTGLPRRYVLSNTPEAIRAHAAIYNDNASKPLSLVVREGPDPELKEMILLSEDKPGLLASVAKVFFAHHIEVRSAQIYTRLQEGGKREVFDVFYVATKRKINGQFLSALQDAIAGLLSGDQASKEIIQKRSNPPVWTKRKQPKVSTKINVDNNSSRYFTVFDVYTHDHAGLLYTISQVFHEEGLTIGLSKLSTEGVSVADVFYVQTLKEEKIEDKEALDSLKSKLKNALERLYKEKQ, from the coding sequence ATTCTAACAAAAATAAAAAAACGCGCTGCCCTTGCAGCGGTTGGAAGCTTTGCAAGAGGCACGCTTGCTCCTTTTGCGGATGTGGATGTGGTTTTGTTATGTGATGATCCGGAAGATAAACACGTGCAGCTTTGGGCAGAAGCTCTTTTATATCCGCTTTGGGATGCCAAGCTTAGCGTAGGGCACGCTGTGCGTGGGGTTGAAGAAACGTTAGCGCTCGCTACCAACGACTTGACCACCGCGACGACTCTGCTTGATTTGCAGCCCATCGTTGGTGACTCCAGTTTGGTCAACGAACTCAAAAAACAGGGTTTAGAAAAACTCCAATCAAAGCATTCGAGGCATTTTCTAAAGATGCTCCGTGATGATACGGCTGCACGCCATGAACGCTTTGGTGGCTCTCTTTTTTTGCTTGAGCCGGAGGTGAAACTTGGCCGTGGAGGCCTTCGCGATTCGGATGTAATTGGCTGGGTAGCCAGAACAAGTTGGAATGCCGTCGAGCTCGCTGATCTAGTCGCACAGGACAGGCTTCATAGTCGCGAACTGCTGGAGCTCGAGCAGAGTTGTGAGTTTTTGTGGCGTGTGCGAAATGCACTTCATGTTCGAGCTCAAAGGAAGCAAGATCGACTTACTTTTGAAGACCAAGAAGAGATTGCGCTTCTTTTTGCATATGTCGATGCAGAGGATCTCGCGGTCGAACAATTTATGCGGCACTACTATCAGCATGCCCAAACCATAGCATCGGTTACCGACCGTCTACTTGCGCGGGCGACGAGCTCGACCTTGCCTCGAAGTAAGCCGACTGAGCTTGGCAGCGGAGTGGCGCAAAGCGAAGAGGAAATTATTTTTTCTGATTTTTCTAGTTTGGAAAATGAGCCAATTTCGGCACTGCATTTTTATCGTCAAGTCGTGCGTCAAGATAAGAGACCTTCGGTGTTGGGTCGCGACGCTGTGGCGCGAAAAGCGGGAGATGAAAACTGGTGCAAGGCATTGAGAGCGCATCCTGAAGCGGCTTCCTTGTTTCTCGAATTGCTTTCGTTTGAAGGTGTTGCAAAGGTACGTAGAGGCTCCATCTTGGGAGAGTTGCTTGAAGTCGGTTTGATCCTCGCGATGATTCCCGAGTTTGAGCACGTGCGTGGCCGTGTTCAACATGACATCTATCACGTGTACACCGTTGATGTGCATTCTGTGGCTGCTGTCGATCGATTAGCGGCTATTGCTCGAGGTGATTTCGCAGAGGAATGGCCTTTAGCCACACACCTGGCTACAGATTCTTCGCGGCGCAGGCCGCTTCAACTTGCTTTGTTGCTTCATGATATCGGCAAGGGTCGCAAAGGTCACCATGCCGACATTGGAGCCGATATCGCAAAGAAAGTCTGCGAGCGCCTTGGTATACAAGAAGTCGACGCTCAACATATCGAGTGGCTGGTTCGCGCTCATTTGCGTCTTTATCATTGGGCGATGCGGCGAGATATTAGTGATCCCATTATTATCGAAGAAGTTATCAAAGAAGTACGCTCGGTTGATCGACTAAGGGATCTGTACTTACTTACAATTGCTGATTTATCTACCACGAGTCCGCATGCACTTAATGCATGGAAAGATCGCATGCTTGATAGTTTATTCCGGACTGCGGTGGACGCTATGGATGGCTCAGCGTCGCTGTCACGTCAGGAGCGCGCGGCTGATATAAGAGAACAGCTTTTAGCAAACACAAAAGATCAAGCAGAGCAACTACGACTGACGCGTTTCTGGACTGGTCTTCCTAGACGATATGTGCTTTCAAACACTCCCGAAGCAATTCGTGCTCATGCTGCAATTTATAACGACAATGCATCAAAGCCATTGAGCCTGGTTGTTCGCGAAGGACCCGATCCTGAACTCAAGGAAATGATCCTGTTGAGTGAGGATAAACCAGGCTTGCTTGCTTCGGTTGCTAAAGTGTTTTTTGCGCATCACATCGAAGTGCGCTCTGCACAAATTTACACGCGTTTACAAGAGGGCGGAAAAAGAGAAGTGTTTGACGTCTTCTACGTTGCAACAAAGAGAAAAATAAACGGGCAGTTTCTGAGCGCTCTTCAAGATGCAATTGCTGGTCTACTCTCTGGCGACCAAGCCTCCAAGGAAATCATTCAAAAGCGTTCAAATCCACCTGTTTGGACCAAACGTAAACAACCTAAGGTTTCAACAAAGATAAATGTCGACAATAATTCCTCTCGGTATTTCACGGTGTTTGATGTGTATACTCATGATCATGCAGGTCTGCTTTACACTATTTCCCAGGTGTTCCATGAAGAGGGCCTCACCATTGGACTATCCAAACTCAGCACCGAAGGCGTGAGCGTTGCTGACGTTTTTTATGTGCAAACCTTGAAGGAAGAAAAAATCGAAGACAAAGAGGCTCTCGACTCCCTTAAGAGTAAACTTAAAAACGCGCTAGAAAGACTGTACAAGGAAAAACAATGA
- a CDS encoding tetratricopeptide repeat protein, translating to MKQIHEIGLLLYVAAFGCAGVTPSPEEQQNETKEQQASEHEDALVPDASPLVKRGERYMSIGELGEASASFRSAIIENAQDARAYFDLGLVLELQGQPQLAIPEYQEAERLLPQFVQAKNNLAVLLREQGNLRRAQELLSDAVKIDPTYGDAWLNLALSFEDSRQLDKAKVAYQRAIKLLPSDPLPLTNLALIELAANDVNAAKTKLQKAYPLARNDAQMLIEIASGLRRAGDAALAVRVLGNVKTLLKELPPAVLAELAIAQHANGASEQSLATLDELEKKDSKYTAVHYFRGSILAAMGSYAKAAQSFRRYLKQEPKGAFTEKSKAHLEEIQRLQKNK from the coding sequence ATGAAACAAATACACGAAATAGGATTGTTGTTGTATGTGGCTGCATTTGGGTGTGCGGGCGTAACACCTAGTCCTGAGGAGCAACAAAACGAAACGAAGGAGCAACAGGCGAGTGAGCACGAAGATGCTCTCGTTCCGGATGCAAGTCCATTGGTAAAAAGGGGAGAGCGCTATATGAGCATTGGCGAGCTTGGTGAAGCAAGTGCATCATTTCGTTCAGCGATTATTGAAAACGCACAAGATGCACGCGCCTATTTTGATCTTGGTTTGGTGCTAGAGCTGCAGGGACAACCTCAGTTAGCTATCCCGGAGTATCAAGAGGCGGAACGGCTTTTACCGCAGTTTGTTCAGGCAAAGAACAATCTTGCGGTGCTGCTTCGCGAGCAGGGTAACCTAAGGCGCGCTCAGGAATTACTGAGCGACGCAGTAAAAATTGATCCAACTTACGGAGACGCTTGGTTGAACTTAGCGCTTAGCTTCGAAGATTCAAGGCAACTCGACAAAGCTAAAGTTGCTTATCAGCGAGCCATCAAACTACTTCCGTCTGACCCTCTTCCTCTCACTAACCTAGCTTTGATTGAGCTTGCTGCAAATGATGTGAATGCGGCGAAGACAAAATTGCAAAAGGCTTATCCGCTTGCGCGAAACGACGCCCAAATGCTTATCGAGATAGCAAGCGGTCTGCGGCGTGCTGGAGATGCAGCACTGGCGGTTAGGGTGTTAGGTAACGTGAAAACATTGCTTAAAGAATTGCCCCCTGCGGTCTTGGCCGAACTTGCCATCGCACAGCATGCAAATGGCGCATCCGAGCAATCATTGGCTACGTTGGATGAGCTTGAGAAAAAAGACTCGAAGTATACCGCCGTTCATTATTTTCGCGGAAGCATTCTTGCTGCTATGGGAAGTTATGCAAAAGCTGCACAAAGCTTTCGTCGTTATCTTAAACAAGAACCAAAGGGTGCTTTTACGGAAAAGAGCAAAGCTCACTTGGAAGAAATACAACGTCTTCAGAAAAACAAATGA
- a CDS encoding TlpA family protein disulfide reductase: MKREVLRIVLSIGLMCLGCSGNSAYQGTTVRENDEVRIDLIDADGAQLPIEAFRGHPLLVFVFTTFDGYSQIALHHVETFHKTHSEITILAIAVQPEPGRILRAFKASLQADFSIAYDPSNSLLQGKSDFGVLNVIPAYFLLDKQGKISKSYQGPMTDDQLVQWLD; the protein is encoded by the coding sequence ATGAAGCGAGAAGTATTGCGAATTGTCCTGAGCATCGGCCTGATGTGCTTGGGTTGTTCGGGAAATTCAGCATACCAAGGTACCACGGTTCGTGAAAACGACGAGGTGCGTATCGACTTGATTGATGCAGATGGCGCTCAGCTTCCAATTGAGGCGTTCCGGGGACATCCTTTACTGGTTTTTGTTTTTACGACCTTTGATGGCTATTCACAGATTGCTTTGCATCATGTGGAAACCTTCCACAAAACTCATTCTGAAATAACGATACTGGCAATTGCCGTACAGCCTGAACCAGGCCGTATTCTCAGAGCGTTCAAGGCAAGTTTGCAGGCTGATTTTTCAATTGCCTACGATCCCAGCAACTCACTTCTCCAAGGAAAAAGCGATTTTGGTGTTTTAAACGTCATCCCTGCTTACTTTCTGCTCGATAAGCAAGGCAAAATAAGCAAAAGCTACCAAGGTCCCATGACAGATGATCAGCTAGTCCAATGGCTTGACTAA
- the rapZ gene encoding RNase adapter RapZ, with product MRIVIVTGMSGAGRSTALHVLEDLGFYCVDNLPPALAPDLIHMLEDTDGVNWVALGIDLRTGTFLEGTDEVLDRLSAQGHELEVLFLDCQDETLVRRFSESRRPHRLAPAGDLPGAIAREREQLASLRERASYVVDTSSLTVHELKRLLSEYAEAGKSERLPMVLRFMSFGFKYGLPIDADLVFDLRALPNPHFVPELKAKTGEDPDVSDFVLKAQQSQELLADIEQLLRRHIPNYEREGKAYLTVALGCTGGKHRSVALSRELYSVSHPCPPYH from the coding sequence GTGCGAATTGTTATAGTTACAGGCATGTCAGGTGCAGGCCGGAGCACGGCTTTGCACGTCTTAGAGGATCTCGGCTTTTATTGCGTCGATAACCTCCCTCCCGCTCTTGCGCCAGATTTAATACACATGCTTGAAGACACTGACGGCGTGAACTGGGTGGCGCTTGGGATAGACCTTCGCACGGGCACCTTTTTGGAAGGCACCGACGAAGTCTTAGATCGACTCAGCGCACAAGGCCATGAGCTCGAAGTCCTCTTTTTGGACTGCCAAGACGAAACACTCGTGCGGCGCTTTAGCGAAAGCCGCAGACCTCACAGATTGGCACCCGCAGGAGATTTGCCGGGCGCCATTGCACGGGAGCGAGAACAACTTGCTTCACTTCGAGAACGTGCCAGCTACGTAGTCGATACAAGCTCGCTCACCGTACACGAGCTAAAGCGCCTGCTGTCTGAATATGCCGAGGCAGGAAAAAGCGAACGGCTACCCATGGTGCTACGTTTCATGTCCTTTGGCTTTAAGTATGGGTTGCCAATCGATGCTGATTTGGTTTTCGATTTGCGTGCGCTGCCCAACCCCCACTTCGTCCCAGAATTAAAGGCCAAGACGGGGGAAGACCCCGACGTGAGCGACTTCGTTCTAAAGGCACAACAAAGCCAAGAATTGCTAGCTGACATTGAGCAGCTCCTTCGTCGGCACATTCCGAACTACGAACGAGAAGGCAAAGCTTACCTTACGGTGGCCCTAGGCTGCACAGGTGGAAAACACCGCTCAGTCGCACTGAGCCGAGAATTGTACAGCGTTTCTCATCCATGCCCGCCGTATCACTAG
- the raiA gene encoding ribosome-associated translation inhibitor RaiA produces MDPSDALREYARHKVARLQKYSDTPLDAEITASLDGHLQCIDMNISADGNTYLGHEGSDSLYASVDLVMDKIDRQIRRSKKYANQRRRRSSADAMAKPDRSR; encoded by the coding sequence ATGGATCCTTCAGACGCGCTGCGGGAATACGCGCGACACAAAGTTGCTAGGTTGCAAAAGTACTCAGATACGCCTTTAGACGCCGAAATCACCGCTTCATTGGACGGGCACTTGCAATGCATCGACATGAACATCAGTGCCGATGGGAACACCTATCTTGGGCACGAAGGCTCCGACAGCCTCTACGCCTCCGTTGACCTCGTCATGGACAAAATCGATCGGCAAATTCGAAGAAGCAAGAAGTACGCCAATCAGCGCCGCCGTCGTTCCTCAGCGGATGCCATGGCAAAACCTGACCGAAGCAGGTAA
- the rpoN gene encoding RNA polymerase factor sigma-54, with protein sequence MELKQQLKLSQQLVMTPQLQQAIKLLQMSRMELVESVREEMLENPVLEEQAETNDSPKDNVQAESVDGDNSAASDNSNDIDWERYLENHANQAPMPTIRRGDNDELPGVDQTATRAETIAEHLTWQLQMTDFIEEEKNFAALVFGNLDERGYLRIEGLEPSEVVPKLAQEAEIDPEDAEEVVKLIQRFDPVGVASRDLKECLLIQAEHYGMDMLVRAIIENHISDLEKRNYNAIAKALNFSLEDVYDAAELIGGLEPRPARSFTTEDPQYITPDVYVHKVGDKYFVVSNDDGMPRLRISSFYRSAFSGESTEAKEYIQNKLRSAQWLIRSIDQRRKTIVRVTECIVEKQKDFFEKGVAHLKPMILRDVAETVEMHESTVSRVTNNKYVHTPQGIFELKYFFNSGIRRSHTEDIASESVKQKIKKFIADEDSKSPLSDQKLVEMLSAQGIVIARRTVAKYREMLGILSSSKRKKYF encoded by the coding sequence ATGGAGCTAAAACAGCAGCTCAAGCTGTCCCAGCAACTTGTCATGACACCCCAATTGCAGCAAGCGATTAAGCTTCTGCAAATGTCCCGCATGGAGCTGGTTGAATCAGTACGAGAAGAAATGTTGGAAAATCCCGTGCTCGAAGAGCAGGCAGAGACCAACGATAGCCCCAAGGACAATGTTCAAGCTGAAAGCGTGGATGGCGACAACAGCGCAGCTTCGGACAACTCAAACGATATTGACTGGGAGCGCTATCTCGAAAACCACGCCAATCAAGCCCCCATGCCAACGATTCGACGAGGCGACAACGACGAGCTTCCTGGGGTCGATCAAACAGCAACACGCGCCGAGACCATTGCCGAGCACCTCACTTGGCAATTGCAGATGACTGATTTTATTGAGGAAGAGAAGAACTTTGCAGCCCTGGTCTTTGGCAACCTCGATGAGCGTGGCTACTTACGTATCGAAGGCCTCGAGCCAAGCGAAGTTGTACCCAAACTGGCCCAAGAAGCCGAGATCGATCCGGAAGATGCGGAAGAAGTGGTCAAACTGATTCAACGCTTTGATCCTGTCGGAGTAGCTTCTCGCGATCTCAAAGAGTGTTTGCTTATCCAAGCTGAGCACTACGGCATGGATATGCTTGTGCGCGCAATTATCGAGAATCATATTTCGGATCTCGAGAAACGCAACTACAACGCCATCGCCAAAGCGCTAAACTTTTCGTTGGAAGACGTCTACGATGCAGCCGAGTTGATCGGAGGCCTGGAGCCACGCCCTGCACGTTCCTTCACCACCGAGGATCCTCAATACATCACCCCCGATGTCTATGTGCATAAGGTCGGTGATAAATATTTTGTCGTATCAAACGACGACGGTATGCCTCGGTTGCGTATTAGTTCCTTCTATCGTTCAGCGTTTTCTGGAGAAAGCACAGAAGCAAAAGAATACATCCAAAACAAACTAAGAAGTGCGCAGTGGCTTATTCGCAGCATCGACCAACGACGCAAAACCATCGTTCGGGTCACGGAATGCATTGTTGAAAAACAAAAAGACTTTTTTGAAAAAGGTGTCGCCCATCTCAAGCCAATGATTCTTAGGGACGTCGCCGAAACGGTTGAGATGCACGAAAGCACCGTCTCACGCGTCACGAACAATAAGTACGTTCACACGCCTCAGGGAATTTTCGAACTAAAATATTTTTTCAACAGCGGAATCCGACGCAGCCACACCGAAGACATCGCCTCAGAAAGCGTCAAACAGAAGATAAAGAAATTCATCGCCGATGAAGACTCCAAATCACCGCTAAGCGACCAAAAACTCGTGGAAATGCTTTCTGCGCAGGGCATCGTCATCGCTCGCCGAACCGTTGCAAAATATCGAGAAATGTTAGGTATCCTTAGTTCTTCAAAGCGTAAGAAATATTTTTAG
- a CDS encoding kinase/pyrophosphorylase, whose product MVNRPIYVISDSTGETAERVVRAALLQFPQHKVRVRVFTRVRDQERAQKVLEKAKEDQAMVVFTLVSPEMRDFFHAWSVENDLGAVDVIGALMGKVSNFLQANPTYVPSSALPLSDDYFKRVEAIEFAVKSDDGREPRNLSRADLILTGVSRTSKTPLSTYLAGRGLKVANVPLVLGVDPPPELFEIPPERVVGLTIDLNQLLEIRRARLQQLGMPSETNYAMRDHIREELDYTNSIFAQHPDWFIVDVSGRAIEETAAIVLEYVKDREERRLSE is encoded by the coding sequence ATGGTGAACCGACCTATCTACGTCATTAGTGACTCAACTGGCGAGACCGCCGAGCGTGTGGTCCGTGCTGCCTTGTTGCAATTTCCTCAGCACAAAGTTCGAGTTCGCGTTTTCACAAGAGTACGGGACCAAGAGCGAGCGCAAAAGGTTCTCGAGAAAGCAAAAGAGGACCAAGCCATGGTTGTATTCACCTTGGTTTCTCCGGAGATGCGAGATTTTTTTCACGCTTGGTCAGTTGAGAACGATTTGGGTGCAGTCGATGTGATTGGCGCCCTTATGGGAAAAGTGTCTAACTTTTTGCAGGCTAATCCCACCTATGTTCCGTCTTCCGCGCTACCTCTGTCAGATGACTATTTTAAGCGAGTTGAGGCTATTGAGTTTGCGGTTAAAAGCGACGATGGACGTGAGCCGCGTAATCTAAGCCGGGCTGATCTTATTTTAACCGGTGTGAGTCGAACGAGTAAAACGCCGCTCTCGACCTATTTGGCAGGGCGCGGCCTTAAAGTTGCCAATGTCCCTTTGGTTCTTGGTGTGGACCCTCCTCCTGAACTATTTGAAATTCCTCCGGAGCGGGTTGTAGGGTTGACGATTGATCTAAATCAACTCTTGGAAATTCGTCGTGCACGTTTACAGCAACTTGGCATGCCTTCAGAGACCAACTATGCCATGCGTGACCATATTCGTGAGGAGCTTGATTACACCAATTCGATATTCGCGCAGCATCCGGATTGGTTCATTGTGGATGTAAGTGGACGAGCTATTGAAGAAACGGCTGCCATTGTGCTCGAGTACGTCAAGGACCGTGAAGAACGGCGACTGAGCGAGTAA